The Gemmatimonas sp. genomic sequence CATTGCCACGATTCAGCAGCAGGAGCGCGCCCGCACCGGCATCAGCAGCCTCAAGGTGGGCTACAACAAGGTCTTCGGCTACTTCCTTGAGATCTCGAACGCCAACCGGCACCTGGTGCCCGACGACTACCAGCGGCGTCAGACGCTCACCGGTGCCGAGCGGTACGTCACGCCGGCGCTCAAGGAGTACGAGGAAAAGGTGTTGAGCGCCGCCGAACGGATCGAGGCGCGTGAGCGCGACCTGTTCGAGGCGCTGCGCCGCGACGCCGGGGCCGCGATCATGCGTTGGCAGGCGGTGGCGCGGCGGGTGGCGACGATCGATGTGCTGGCCAGCTTCGCCGACGTGGCGGAGCGCGAGCAGTACGTGCGCCCCGAGCTGCACGACGGCTTCGATCTCGAAATCACGGCCGGTCGGCATCCTGTGGTGGAGCGCATGATGGCGCGCGAGAAGTTCATCCCCAACGATCTCGCCCTCACGGAGGAGGCGCAGCTGATCGTGCTCACCGGCCCCAACATGGCCGGCAAGAGCACCATCCTGCGCCAGATCGGCCTCATCCAGCTGTTGGCGCAGGTGGGCGCCTACGTGCCCGCGCGCAAGGCGCGCCTGCCCATCGTGGACCGGCTGTTCACGCGCGTGGGGGCAAGCGACAATTTGGTGCGCGGGCAGTCCACCTTCATGGTGGAGATGAGCGAAACGAGCGCGATTCTGCACACGGCCACGAAGCACTCGCTGGTGCTGCTCGACGAGATCGGACGCGGCACAAGCACGTACGATGGCGTAAGCATCGCGTGGAGCGTGAGCGAACATCTGCACGACGCGATCGGCTGCAAGACGGTGTTCGCCACGCACTATCACGAGCTCACGCAGCTCGCGAACGAGCTGGGGGGGGTGCGCAACTTCACGGTGGCCGTGCGGGAGGTCGGCGATCAGGTGCTGTTCCTGCACCGCCTCATTCCGGGTGGCGCCGATCGCAGCTACGGCATCGAGGTAGGGAGGCTGGCCGGGCTCCCGGCCCCGGTGATCACACGCGCCAAGGAAGTCCTCGCGCTGTTGGAAGGTGAAGGAGAGCAGATGGCCGCGCGCCTGACGGCCGACGGCATGCAGGCGCCGGCGAGCACCCGGCGCCGCGGGCCTCGCCTCAAGCATCAGCTGCACGCCGACCAGCTGGGCTTCTTCGCCGAACCGGTGACGCCGGTGGATGCGGCCGCCACGCGCCTCAAGGCGGCGGTGACGGCGCTCGACACCGACAGCATGACCCCGCTCGAGGCGCTCACCACGCTGGCGGCGCTCAAGAAGGGCGCGGCGGCGCCATAATGAGCAGGGCGGTGACGGCGGCGGCGCCACCCAAGCCGTCCAAGGCCGAGCTGGCCGCGGCGGTGCACAAGGTCGTCCCCGACCTGGTGGCGCCCAACCTCACCGTGCTCTTCTGCGGTATCAATCCGGGGCTGTACACCGCCGCCATCGGGCACCACTTCGGTCGCCCCGGCAACCGGTTCTGGCCGGCGCTGCACGGCGCGGGTTTCACGCCGCGGCTGTTCAAGCCGTGGGAGGAGCACGAGCTGCTGCCGCTGGGGTATGGCATCACCAACATGGTCCCGCGCACCACGGCTGCAGCGTCGGAGCTTCGCCCCGAGGAGTACGTGGCCGGCGGCGCCCGTCTGGCGCACCTCGTCCGCCGCTGCACACCGCGTGTGGTGGCCTTCCTGGGGATCGGCGCGTACCGTACGGCATTCGGCCGCCCCAAGGCGCAGCTGGGTTTGCAGCCGGAGCCGCTCGAAGGCAGTCGGCTGTGGGCCCTTCCGAGCCCGAGCGGGCTCAACGCCAATCATCAGCTTTCGGATCTCATCGCGATGTTGCGTGCGCTGCGCCTCTGGGTGGAATCCCCTGCGGCGCGCGACCGCTGACCCGTTTCGGCCCCCCTCATGACTGCCACTTCCTCGTCCGCTCGCGGCCTTCGCCGTCGTTCCCGCGCGACCACTGCCATGATCGCGCTGTCCGCCTTCGGCTTCGTGGGCCTCACCGGCGCCTTTGCGGGGTGCAGCGAGGGGGAGCCGGCGCCGGCGGATACGGGGACCACGCTGGAGACGGGGCCGAGAACGCCGGGCTACGGCGTGGAGGTGGTAGCCGAGTTCCCGCACGACACTGGGGCCTTCACGCAGGGGTTGCTCTGGCACGAGGGCAAACTGTTCGAAAGCACGGGCACCGTGGGGAAGTCGGGCATTCGTGAGGTGGCCCTGGCCTCGGGTAGGGCGCTCCGCCAGCAGCCGCTGGAGGAGCCGCATTTCGGTGAAGGCATCGTGATTCTCGGTGGCACGCTGTACCAGATCACCTGGCAGAGCGGCAAGGCGTTCACCTACGACTGGAAGACCTTCACGCGCACCGGGGAACTGCGCTACGACGGTGAAGGGTGGGGACTCACCACCGACGGCACGTCGCTCATCATGAGCAACGGCAGCAACACGCTCATTTACCGTGATCCGAAGACCTTCGCCGCGCAGAAGGCCGTGACGGTGACCGATCGCGGCAACATGGTGTCGCAGCTCAACGAGCTGGAGTGGGTGAAGGGGGAAATCTGGGCCAACGTGTGGCAGAAGGATTCGATCGCGCGTATCGACCCTGCCACCGGGAACGTGACGGGGTGGATCGATCTCACCGGCCTCCTGCCACAGCTCGATCGCACCGGCAAGGAGGATGTGCTCAACGGCATCGCGTACGACGCGGCCACCGACCGCATTCATGTGACCGGCAAGCTGTGGCCCAAGCTGTACGAGATTCGGCTCAAGGCGAAGTAGCGAGGCACTGAGAACGTCAGCGACGAAACACCGACTCCCCCGGAGATCACGTGATGTCCGGGGGAGTTTGTAGTTCCTGGTACGAGTTGTTGGTCGTCAGTGCAACCGCAATCGCAACCGCAATCGCAACCGCAACCGCAACCGCAACCGCAACCGCCTACCGCAGCCGCACGATGCCGTAGCGCAAGGCGGCCGGCGGCAGCGCGCCGTTGCTGGAGAGCTGCACGAGGGCGCGCTGGCCGGCGGGAACGCTGAAGCGGAGATACGCGCTCGTCCCGCCGGCCAACACGATGCGCTGCGGGGCGTTGCTGTTGAGGGTGCGCGTGGCGATGGGATACACCCCCAACGCCGCCCCGCCGCTGAGCCGCAGTCCCGGAAAGATGCTGCGGAAGTTCCACGCGGGATTCACGAACCGCGCCCCGAGACCGGCGGTGGTGGCGGCGCTGAAGTCATCCGCGATGAGCGAAACGGACCAATCGCGCAGGTACTCGGCAAAGCCGCCGCCGCCGAGTACCTGCTGCAGGTTGGCCACGCCGGTCGTGGTGGAGTTGACGAGCTGCCGCAGGAAGGTGGCCTCGCCGTTCGCCCCCTGCCGCGCCGCGGCAAAGCGCAGGAAGTTCCAGATCGCACCGCGGGTGGCGAGGGAATCGTTGGGCGCGTAGGGCGAGTTGGTTTCCGGCGCGATGAGAAAGCCGTAGAAGCGCGAGAAGTTCTGCGAGGCGTACGTGGTGAAGTTCTCGGCGCGCAGGCCGTTCACGTCGCTGAGCACGAGGTTGCTGCGCGACGAGTACCCGCTGATGCGCAGGTACAGCAGCTCTTCGGCCAGATGCGAGAGCCCCTCATCGAGCCACACCTGCTCGGTGGTGGTGCCGGCGCCGTTCACGTAGAGCCGCCGTGACGCGTTGATGAGGTGCTGCAGTTCGTGCGCGATGGTGTTGAGGTTGAGTCGCGTCACCACATCCTTGGCCCGACGGTTGCCGTTCACCAGCCCCTCGGGGTCGGGCACGAGCAGATAGAACATCTCCTGCTCGTTGGACGTGGCGCAGGCCGGCAGGCTGTTGCGCGCCGTTCGGGGATACAGATCCCGCGCGAAGAAGAAGCCGCCAATCGTGAAGTTCGAGTTGGCCGGTGTGAGCTGATTCACCGCCCGCGTGTAGAACAGGATGATGCGGCCGTACTGCGAGATGTTGGACGGCGCGCCGAAGGCGGCGGTGTCCATGGGGAAGACCAGCGTATCGAAGGTGGCCGCAATGGAGGCGAACTCCGCGTCGGTGTAGCCCCCCGCGGGGTTCTCCTTGTCGCTCACCACCAGCGCGCGCGTGCCCACGGCTGCGACCCGACCGGTGCGGGTATCGGCATTGCTGCACGCCTGACTCGAGTTGGCGTTCAGCCTGATGTCGTCCCCCACCCTGATCGGGGTGAGGGCCGCCTGGGCGCGCGGTTCCTGGTGCCACTGCTGCGCGACGCCGGCGAGTGGTGGCAACTCCTGTTGTTCGCGCAGCCGCAGCGCCTGCTCGAAGCGCTCTGCCGGGGAGGGCATGTTGCCCAGCAGGGTGCCGGGGGGCATGGCAATCGTGTTGCCGGTGGGAAGGGGTGCCATGAGCGCGGCGGTGGTGGGCGCACGGGTGCCCACCGCGAAGACATCGGCCACGGACGTGAGGCCGAACGACGGCGCGGTGGAGATGACCGTGAGCGCGAACTCCGCGCTGAGCGTGCCCGGCGGCGCCTCGAGGCAGGCGGCGAGGCTGTTGGTCCCCGCCTGCGGATCGACCACTTCACCAACCGCGAGTGTCCGTGCCGCCGTGGGCCCGCAGGGGCTGGAGCCGGCGGCCCCGATGGTAAACAGCACCGTGTCGGCGCGCCCCGAAGCGGCGGCCACGACGCGCGCGGCGCCGGGCGCGAGGGCGGTGACCAGACCGGCGCCATCGACGGAGGCACGCGCCTCATCGAGCGAGGTGAAACTGAAACTCTGCCCCACGATGACGTTACCGAACTGGTCGCGCAGCGAGCCGCGCACCCGCAGCGTATCGCCCACCCCGAGGAAGCCCGCCTCGGGGATGGCCACCATGCTTGCGGCGGGGCCGGGGAGCACGGTGGCAATGAAGGGGGCCGGGTTGACGCCGTTCACCTGCGCACTCAGCCGCGCCGTGCCGGCGGTGATGCCCACCGTCCACGACGTGGTGGCAATGCCGCGGGAATCGGTGGTGCTGCTGGAGGGGTTCGCGGTTCCCGACCCCACACCCACGTCCCAATCCACCCGGCGCCCGGAAACCGGCTTGTTGTCCTTGTCGGTCACGAGTACCGAGAGCGCCGCCGGGAGCGCGGCACCGGCTACGGCCGTCTGCTGGTTGCCCGCCTGAATGACCACGGCGGTGGGGGTGGCGCCGGGACCGGTGCCTTCGCTGGCGCGGCAGGCGCTCAGCAGGATGCTGGAGACGCCAAAGGCGGCAACCACGCGCGGGACACGACGACGGGTGAGAAGCAACGGGCGCATGACGTTGAGCAAGGGGAGACCAATTCGGACATGACCGGCAGCACTGAAACATGACCTGCCGAGTACGACACGTGAATGCAGACGACGGCACATCGTGCGACGCCGCCGGAGGGGGGGCGGTGTACATTCCAGCATGCGTGCCGTAGGACGGTTCCTGCTTATGCCCCTCACCCTGCTCGGCTGTTCCGAGCGGGTGCGACAGGCCCGGCAGCCCCGGTCCGGAAGTGACGCCTGGCTGCGCAACGCGTCGCTTCTCGACCTGCCTGACGAACGCCCTCAGATACTCAACGGCGAACTTCCCTTCCGGTATCCCGTGGCGCAGTACGAGGCCGGGGTGCAGGGGGAGGTGCTGCTGCGGGTGTTCGTCGATTCCGGCGGCCACGTCGTGACCGACAGCACCAGGCTGGTCGAGCCGTCGGGGCACGCCGCCCTCGACAGCGCGGCGCTGGCCGGAGCCTCCCAGCTCCGATTCCGCGCCGCCCGGCGCGGCGGTGTCCCCATTGCGGTTTCGCTGCTGTTTCCCGTGCACTTCCGACACCCGGGGGGGCTTCCTCCCCGGGACTCCCTGCGACCTCCCCCGTGACACCCACCACGATGGCCACCTCGCTCCCCACCGACGTGCCCACCCCGGCGCCGGCAGCCGCCGGCTCCGGCTCCTCCGCAGAACACGTGCGGCACCGCCGTCCCTATGACAGCGTGCTCGAGACGATCGGCTGGACGCCACTCATTCGCCTGGCGCGGGTGGCCAAGGGGATCCGCACGCCGCTGTACGGCAAGGCGGATTTCTTCAATCCGGGCGGCAGTGTGAAGGATCGCATTGGCATGCCCATGATCGAGGCGCACGAGGCGGCGGGGACGCTCAAGCCGGGTGGAACGATCGTGGAGGCGACGAGCGGCAACACGGGGGTGGGGCTGGCCATTGCGGCGGCGCTCAAGGGCTATCGCTGCATTTTCACCATGCCCGACAAGATGAGCCAGGAGAAGGTGCGCCTGCTCAAGGCGTTCGGGGCCGAGGTCATCATCACGCCCACGGCGGTGCCGCCGGATCATCCGCAGAATTACGTGCAGATGGCCAAGCGCATCGTGCGGGAAACGCCGGGCGCGGTACTGGCCGGGCAGTTCGAGAACCCGGCCAATCCGGCGGCCCACGTGGCCACCACAGGCCCCGAACTGTGGGAGCAGACGGAGGGGCGCATCACGCACTTCGTGGCCGGCGCCGGTACGGGCGGCACGATCAGTGGCGTGGCGCGCTACCTCAAGAGCCGGAACCCCAACATCAAGATCATCGCTGCCGACCCGCAGGGGAGTGTGCTGGCCGACCTGTGGCGCACGAAGGGTGAGGGGCATCCCACGGGCGCGCCGTACAAGGTGGAAGGGGTGGGGCAGGACTGCGTCCCGGCCACACTCGACATGGACATCATCGACGAGTTCATCTCGGTGGGGGACAAGGATGCCTTCACCATGGCACGCCGGCTCACGCGCGAAGAGGGGATCTTCGTGGGGGGCAGCGCCGGGATGATTGCGCATGCGGCGCTCACGGTGGCGCGTCGCCTCGATGACCCGAACGCGCTGGTGGTCACCTTCCTGTGCGACACCGGCGAGCGCTATCTCAGCAAGGTGTTCAACGACGAGTGGATGCGCGAAAACCAGCTGCTCGATTCGCCGCACACCAGCATCGAGAGTGTGTTGGGCAACAAGGATGCGAGCGCACCGGCCATCGTGAGCGTCACCACCGGCGCCACGGTACGCCAGGCGATTCGCCTGATGGCGTTGCACAACGTGAGTCAGGTGCCGGTCATGGACGGCGCGGTGTGTGTGGGCAGTGTGGCCGAGTCGCGGCTCACCACGGAATCGCTGGCCGACCCCAAGGCACTCGACAAGACGGTGAGCGATGTCATGGACCAGCCGTTCCCGGTGGTGGAGCACGACGCGCCGGTGGAAGCGGTGGCGAAGCTGCTCTCCAAGTCGAACCGTGCGGTGCTGATGCGCAAGGACGGCGTGGTGCAGGGGATCGTGACGCGCTTCGACGTGCTGGAGTACCTGATGCACCGGTAAGGTGTGGCCGCGCCTGCGGCGCGGCCTTCATGACAAGGGAGGGGGCAGGGGGAAGACTTTCAGAGAAAGGGAGCAGGTGGTTTGCTCTACCTTCTGACGATCTTCCTCCTGCCCCCTTCCTTGTCAACCACAGCGGCGCGCCGCAGGCGCGGCGCCTACCACTCCTTACCCGTCCCGCTCGAACGCCGCATCAAAGCGCACGTCGCTTGGCGGAAAGTCCACCGCCTTCACGCGGGCGCAGGCTTCCCGCGCGCCGAACGCACGGTCCATGCCAATGTCTTCCCACTCCACCGACAGCGGGCCGGTGTAGCCTACCCGGTTGAGCGATCGCACGATCCCCTCGAAATCCACGCGTCCGCGCCCGATGGAGCGGAAGTCCCAGTGGCGATCGCGGTGTCCAAACTCGAGGTGACCGCCGAACACGCCGCTGCGCGTGGGACGGTCGCTCCACCACACGTCCTTCATGTGTACGTGGTAGATGCGATCGCCGAACGTCTCGATGAAAGCGAGATAGTCCACGCCCTGATAGGCGAAGTGCGACGCGTCGAAGTTGAAGCCGAAGGCGCGGCGCCCACCCACGGCCGCCACGGCGCGCTCGGCCGACGAGATATCGAAGGCAATCTCGGTCGGGTGCACCTCGAGGGCGAAGCGCACGCCGACCTCGTCGAAGCTGTCGAGAATGGGATTCCAGCGGTCGGCGAAGTCGCGGAAGCCGGCGTCGATGGCCGACGGCGACACCGGGGGGAACGAATAGAGCAGCGGCCAGATGCGGGAGCCGGTGAAGCCCGGCACCACCGTCACGCCCAGCTTTGCCGCCGCGTGCGCCGTGCGCTGCATCTCCTCAGCGGCGCGTCGTTGCACCCCGGCGGGCGTGCCGTCGCCCCAGACGCGCGGGGGCACAATGGCCTGGTGCCGCTCGTCGATGCGGTCGCACACCGCCTGCCCCACCAGATGATTGCTGATGGCGTGCACCGCGAGGCCATGCTGCGCCAGCAGGTCACGCTGACGCTCAACATACCCATCTTCGCTGACCGCCCGCTCCACATCGAAGTGATCGCCCCAACAAGCGAGCTCGAGACCGTCATACCCCCAGTCACGCGCCATGGCGGCAAGAGTGGCGAGCGGCAGGTCGGCCCACTGGCCGGTGAACAGCGTGACGGGGCGCATGGGATGCAGAACGGGAAGAGGAAGAAGGAAACGGGGAGAACACGGCGAGAACACGGCGAGAAAACGGGGAGAAAACGTCGTCAGGTTGGCGGCGTGTAGGCGGCATCGACCCAGTGACCGCCGCTGCCCACCTCCCCGCCACTGCGCAGCGCCGTCTCGATGAAGTGCACACCAATGGCGCCGTCCTGCACCGTGGGGAAGTCCAGGTCTGCGGGATCGGGCGCGTCGCCGGCCACTCGTGCGGCGATGGTGCGCAGCGCATTGGCATACACATTGGCGAACGCCTCGAAGAAGGCCTCCGGATGCCCCGACGGCAGCCGCGTGGCGCGCTGCGCCTCGGGACTCAGGTAGCCACTGCCCCGCGTGAGCAGCTGTAGCGGACCGTCGACGGGGCGCAGCAGCAGGCGGTTGGGATCTTCCTGGGACCACTCCAGCGAGGCCTGACTGCCGTACACGCGCAGACTGATGCGGTTCTCCTCGCCGGTCGCCACCTGCGAGCAGTGCAGGATGCCACGCAGCCCGTCGTCGTAGCGCAGCAGGAGGTTGGCATCGTCATCCACCCGCCGTCCGGGAATGACCGTGCCCACGTCGGCCATGAGGCGCGAGATGCGCCGTCCCGTGACGTAGCGCGCGAGCTGCTCGGCATGAGAGCCGATATCGCCCAGGGCGCCCGCGCCGGCACGCGCGGGATCGGTGCGCCAGTCGGCCTGTTTCTGCCCGCTCGTTTCGAGCGCGGTGCCGAGCCATCCCTGCGTGTACTCCACCACGACCTTGCGGAGCGTGCCGAGGGCCCCCGACGCCACCATGGCGCGGGCCTGCTTCACCAGGGGATACCCGGAGTAGTTGTGTGTGAGCGCGAAGACGACGCCATGCTCCGCCACCAGGCGGCAGAGCGCCTCGGCATCGGCGAGCGTGGTGGTCATGGGCTTGTCGCAGATCACGTGGAAGCCCCGCGCGATGAAGGCGCGGGCCGCGGCGTAGTGCACGTGGTTGGGCGTCACGATCACCACGACGTCGATGCGATCGCCGGGTGACCGCGCTGCCTCGCCCTCGGCCATCGCCTCGAAGCTGGGATAGCAGCGGGACGGGTCGAGGTGCAGGGCGCGACCCTGCTCGAGCGACTTCTGCGGATTGGTGGAGAAGGCGCCGGCGACCAGCTCGGCCAGTCCGTCCAACTCGGCGGCGCGCCGGTGCACCGCCCCGATGAAGGCGCCCGGGCCTCCCCCCACCATCCCGTAGCGCAGTTTGCGATTCAACGGCATCGATCCTCCAGCAGGGACTCGGCAATCGCCGACAGGTGGACCCCGTGGAACGAGGCCGCCGTCGTGCGCGGGCGCGCGGGCGCCCGATACAACTGCAATTCTAGGTGGTGCCCCATCGCGGGCAAGCAGGGCCCCCAGGCGGCATGCGAGTTCGCAGCAACTGTTGTGACGTTTGTGCTGTCCACGGGGTTGCGCTGATGTCCTTGCCGTTGGTTCCTCATGCCCGTGCTGCCGCCACCATGCTGGTCCTTCGCAGTCTCGCCCTGTGTCTGGCACTGGTCGCCGTTGCTCCGCGGCTCGACGCCCAACGACCCCCGGCAACCCGTTCGCTGCCATCGTCCGGTCCGCTGCGCGTTTTCCTGGACTGTCCAGGGTTCACGAGCGGATGCGCGCTCGACTACTTCGTGGTCGAGCTGCCCTTCGCGAACTGGACCCGCGATCGACTCTTTGCCGACGTGCAGCTGCTCGTCACCACTCTCACCACCGGCAGCGGTGGTACCGAGTGGACCGTTGCATTCATCGGACGCGAACGCTTCGAGGGGATGGTGGACACGCTCTCGACCTCCACGATACCCAACGCCTCGGAAGACGACATCCGCCGGGCGCTCAAGGACGTGTTCGTGCGGGGGCTCTATCGCTATGCGCTGCGCACGCCGCAGGCTTCCGATTTCAGTGTGCGCTATGCCAAGCCGACGGGTTCCGATACCGCCGCGAAGACCATTCGTGACCCGTGGAACTTCTGGGCCTTCGAGACGAGCGTCAATGCGTTCCTCAACGGCGAGCAGCAGCAACGCTTCGCGAATCTGTGGGGCACCTTCGAGGCACGGCACATCACCGAGCGGTGGAAGATCATTGCCGGGCTGGAGACGGAATACAACGAGCAGCGCTTCACGCTGCAGAACTCCCGTGGTGAGCCGCAGACCTTCACCAACATTCTGCGCAACGACGGCGCCCGCATACGCACCGTCCGCCGTCTTTCGCCGCGATGGTCGGTGGGTATGGTGGCCTCCGCCCGCCGCAGCGATTTCCTCAACACCGACCTGGCGTTGCGCAGCGGGCCGGTCGTCGAGGCCAATCTGTTTCCGTGGAGTGAGGCCACGCGCCGTCAGCTGACGGCCAGCTACGCGGTGGCCGTGAATCGTTTCGACTATCGGGAGCGCACGGTGCTGGGTCAGCTCGACGAGACGCGCCCCAACCATGCGCTGACGCTGGCCGCCAACGTGCGGCAGAAATGGGGGAGCGTGGACGTGTCGGCACGCGGGTCGCAGTTCCTGCACGACCTGGCGCGGACCGAGCTGTCCGTGGGCGGATCGGTGAGCCTGCAGCTCGTGAAGGGGCTCTCGCTCACCATCGACGGACGCTACGCGCGCGTGCGCGACCAGCTGTACCTCCCGGGTGATCGACTGAGCAACGAGGAGATTCTCGTGCGACAGCGCGCCCTCGCCACGGGATACTCCTACTTCACCTTCGTGGGCGTGAGCTACACCTTCGGGTCCATCTACAATACGATCGTGAACCCGCGGCTCGACTCGTTCCGCCTGCTCGGCAGCGGCGGGTTCTGATGACAGAGAGGCGCACGAGCGGGACCAAAAAAACACCAGCGAATGCGGTCATTAAGCAGTCAGTGGACTGGCAGTGATTCGGGACCGTCTGTCCAGAGAAAACACTCACGGCCAGACGACAAAACTGCGTTGACAAAGTCTGGCGGCGGTGTTGGATCTGCAACAATTATCCGACAGCTTGGTGCTGTTGAGTAGAGGAAGTGATCGATCTCAGGGCGGTCAGAACGGTGGTACGACAGTCCAATGAAGACGCAGTGGGTAAGCTCCGGTCCGATACGTCTGAACATCGAGTAACCTGGTGCTACCCACTGAAATGAAGTGTACGGATTCGCCTCGTAAGGTAGCACAATGAGAGGCTCAGACGGCGGCTGAGACCACTCGTGACGCGGGACTATGCGCAACGGAGCATTGTTCATGTACCCATAGACTCGCAGCGGATAGCTGAGATTCCCTTTCACCAGGCCAGCAAGATCAAAGTCGGCTGAACCATGTGGCTTGAAGACGCGCACTGTTCCCGGAGCCACGTTGTGCATGCGGTGATAACGTCGACCGGAACGCCGAAGCACTTCCTCCAGCAAACAGTCATAGTTGAACGACGCTGTTGTGACGATCAAATGCGCATGATCTCGAAACCAGTGAGCCCAACGCCAATGCTCAAGTGGCCCATTTGCCAACACATGAGAAAGGAAGCGGTAGGCAAGTGCGAGAAAATGACGCGCCTCTACTTCAGAGTCACTTCCAGCTTGCGCTTGAACACCCACTAACTCTCGCAGCAAATCGAATTGGGTCGCGTCCGGGCGTATGTCTCGCACTCTTTCGAATGCCTCATGAAACCTCGGTAGCGCGTCCCTAAGGTCGACTTCAGGTTGCGAAGGGATCCGAAAAGCCCAGTCTACCGGTCGAGTGACGTCAAGTCCCGTTAGCCCGAGCTGTGAGGTGCAATCAAGCGTAAAGCCATTTCCCACTACAATCGCGAGGTTAACGAGGATCCCGCGTTCTGGTGAGGACTGGAATTCGCTGGTCACTGTCAGTTACTGGATGAGGCGAACAGCCCGTTTGCCCGTGCCGCAGACGCATCTGCCGCTGGGCGGGGGCAACCTGCAATTGCTTACAGCTATTGTTACGAGGCAGAACGGAGAACCTCACACGGCAGCGCCGTCTTGTCTCCGTGCAAATGACTTACTGCACCACGCCCGTCTGCACGAGGTAGTTGCGACCGTCGGCCGTCTGCCGTTCACCGATGCGGCGCTCCGCTGGTATCTCGCCCACCGTGGCTACCGCGCGTTGCGTGGCCACGAGCGCGGCGGTGAGCGCCAGCACACCGGTGAACTGATGCAGCACCCCGAGGGGAATGGGCACGGCGAGCAGCAGCGTGGTCACGCCGAGGACGAGCTGTACGGTAACGACCGTGGCGAAGCCAGCGACGGCGCGCTTCACCGACTGTGGAAGCGACGCCTGCCGCGTGCGCCACGCCAGCGTGAGCACGAGCGCGGTGACGGTGAGCGCGAGCACGCGGTGATGGAACTGCGCCGCCGCGGGGTTCTCGAAGGCGTTGCTCCACCACGGAGTGAGCGTGGCGTAGCCGGGCGGCACCACCTGGCCGCCCATGAGCGGGAATTCGTTGAACACCTTGCCGCCGCGCAGCCCGGCCACGAAGCCACCCGACAGCACGGTGATGGCCAGCAGGGTGGTCGCGCTCACGAGCGCGAGGCGCCACGCAGGTGACGTGCGGGTCCCTTCCTGCAACTCCTCGGCCGTACGCGCCCGCAGCTCACTGTAGGTCCACACGGCCACTGCCAGAATGCCGAGGGCGAGGCCAAGGTGCGCCGTGAGGCGGTAGGCGCTCACGCTGATGCGTTCGACGAGTCCGCTCTGCACCATGTACCAGCCCAGCGCCCCCTGTCCGGCGGTGAGCAGGGGCAGGGCGGTGAGTCGCAGGCGCAGGGCCTTGGGCAGGCGCCCCTGCACGAGAAACACGAGATACGGGATGGCGAACACCAGCCCCACGGTGCGCGCCACGTTCCGGTGAAACCACTCCCACCAGTAGATCCACTTGAACTGCGCCAGCGTGATACCCGCGTGGGTGGTGCTGGCCTGGGGGATCTGCCGGAACTTCTCCAGCTCGAGCGCCCAGGCGGCGTCACTCGACGGTGGCAGGGCGCCCGAGACCGGTTTCCATTCCGTTATGGACAGCCCGCTTTCGGTGAGCCGGGTAATGCCCCCCACCGCCACCGCAAAGAAGACGGCAATGATGGAGGCCAGCAGCCAGCGGCGCAGGGCGAGG encodes the following:
- the mug gene encoding G/U mismatch-specific DNA glycosylase, which gives rise to MSRAVTAAAPPKPSKAELAAAVHKVVPDLVAPNLTVLFCGINPGLYTAAIGHHFGRPGNRFWPALHGAGFTPRLFKPWEEHELLPLGYGITNMVPRTTAAASELRPEEYVAGGARLAHLVRRCTPRVVAFLGIGAYRTAFGRPKAQLGLQPEPLEGSRLWALPSPSGLNANHQLSDLIAMLRALRLWVESPAARDR
- a CDS encoding glutaminyl-peptide cyclotransferase encodes the protein MIALSAFGFVGLTGAFAGCSEGEPAPADTGTTLETGPRTPGYGVEVVAEFPHDTGAFTQGLLWHEGKLFESTGTVGKSGIREVALASGRALRQQPLEEPHFGEGIVILGGTLYQITWQSGKAFTYDWKTFTRTGELRYDGEGWGLTTDGTSLIMSNGSNTLIYRDPKTFAAQKAVTVTDRGNMVSQLNELEWVKGEIWANVWQKDSIARIDPATGNVTGWIDLTGLLPQLDRTGKEDVLNGIAYDAATDRIHVTGKLWPKLYEIRLKAK
- a CDS encoding energy transducer TonB, with translation MRAVGRFLLMPLTLLGCSERVRQARQPRSGSDAWLRNASLLDLPDERPQILNGELPFRYPVAQYEAGVQGEVLLRVFVDSGGHVVTDSTRLVEPSGHAALDSAALAGASQLRFRAARRGGVPIAVSLLFPVHFRHPGGLPPRDSLRPPP
- a CDS encoding pyridoxal-phosphate dependent enzyme, which codes for MTPTTMATSLPTDVPTPAPAAAGSGSSAEHVRHRRPYDSVLETIGWTPLIRLARVAKGIRTPLYGKADFFNPGGSVKDRIGMPMIEAHEAAGTLKPGGTIVEATSGNTGVGLAIAAALKGYRCIFTMPDKMSQEKVRLLKAFGAEVIITPTAVPPDHPQNYVQMAKRIVRETPGAVLAGQFENPANPAAHVATTGPELWEQTEGRITHFVAGAGTGGTISGVARYLKSRNPNIKIIAADPQGSVLADLWRTKGEGHPTGAPYKVEGVGQDCVPATLDMDIIDEFISVGDKDAFTMARRLTREEGIFVGGSAGMIAHAALTVARRLDDPNALVVTFLCDTGERYLSKVFNDEWMRENQLLDSPHTSIESVLGNKDASAPAIVSVTTGATVRQAIRLMALHNVSQVPVMDGAVCVGSVAESRLTTESLADPKALDKTVSDVMDQPFPVVEHDAPVEAVAKLLSKSNRAVLMRKDGVVQGIVTRFDVLEYLMHR
- a CDS encoding sugar phosphate isomerase/epimerase, encoding MRPVTLFTGQWADLPLATLAAMARDWGYDGLELACWGDHFDVERAVSEDGYVERQRDLLAQHGLAVHAISNHLVGQAVCDRIDERHQAIVPPRVWGDGTPAGVQRRAAEEMQRTAHAAAKLGVTVVPGFTGSRIWPLLYSFPPVSPSAIDAGFRDFADRWNPILDSFDEVGVRFALEVHPTEIAFDISSAERAVAAVGGRRAFGFNFDASHFAYQGVDYLAFIETFGDRIYHVHMKDVWWSDRPTRSGVFGGHLEFGHRDRHWDFRSIGRGRVDFEGIVRSLNRVGYTGPLSVEWEDIGMDRAFGAREACARVKAVDFPPSDVRFDAAFERDG
- a CDS encoding Gfo/Idh/MocA family oxidoreductase, encoding MPLNRKLRYGMVGGGPGAFIGAVHRRAAELDGLAELVAGAFSTNPQKSLEQGRALHLDPSRCYPSFEAMAEGEAARSPGDRIDVVVIVTPNHVHYAAARAFIARGFHVICDKPMTTTLADAEALCRLVAEHGVVFALTHNYSGYPLVKQARAMVASGALGTLRKVVVEYTQGWLGTALETSGQKQADWRTDPARAGAGALGDIGSHAEQLARYVTGRRISRLMADVGTVIPGRRVDDDANLLLRYDDGLRGILHCSQVATGEENRISLRVYGSQASLEWSQEDPNRLLLRPVDGPLQLLTRGSGYLSPEAQRATRLPSGHPEAFFEAFANVYANALRTIAARVAGDAPDPADLDFPTVQDGAIGVHFIETALRSGGEVGSGGHWVDAAYTPPT